Within the Paenarthrobacter nicotinovorans genome, the region AATGAGACCTTGGCCGGGGTGATGGACATTGAAACGGATGGGCTGTCGTCCCGTGAGCATGTCTCCTTCACCTATGCTGACAGTTGGATGTCTGATCCAGAGGCATTCGAGCTCTCCCCGGAGCTACCGTTGAGGAGCGGCCCCCAGAACCCCACTCAGGGCCGTGGACTGTTCGGGGCCTTCCAGGACGCCGCGCCGGATGACTGGGGCAAGAAGCTGCTCTTCGAAGAACTGCGCCAAAAAGCCCGTGCCGAGGGTGCCGGCCGTATTCCACCCACGGGAGAAGCCGGGTACCTGTTGTTGGTCAACGATGAGACCAGGCAGGGCGCCCTTCGGTTCAGGGATAACGGGATGTTTCTCTCTTCCTGGGGGCGGGGCGCGAGTGTCCGCGATCTCGGCGTCCTCGCCGAGGAAGCCAGGATTTTCGCTGAGACTGGTGAGGTCACCGAGGAAAACTCCCTGCTGATGGGCGCTGGTTCCTCCCCGGGCGGGGCGCAGCCCAAAGCCTGGGTACGGGATGAGGACGGGTCCATGCTGCTGGCGAAATTCCCGAAGACGTCGGATATCCGTAACGTTCAGTTATGGGAAATGGTCGCCGTCAGGCTCCAGGAACGAGCGGGCATCCGGGTCGCCGAGTCCAGGCTCATGCAGCTGGGGGAGTTCTCCCATATCTTCCTTACCCGCCGGTTCGACCGGGACGGTGACCTGCGTTTGCCGTACATGAGCGTGCGCACCGCACTGCAGCTGGACACCTACGCACACCCCGACTACGTGAAAATCGCCTCCGAAGTCGCCCACATCTCCGCAGCACCCGTACAGGACGCCAACGAAATGTTCAGCCGTGCCGCTTTCATCGCCATGGTCAACAACACCGATGACCACATGAGAAACCACGGGCTCCTCCGCACCAGTCAAGGGTGGCGCCTGTCGCCGTCCTTCGACGTGAACCCGATGCCAACAGGCGCATCAGAAACCCCACTGACACCGCACGGCGGGCTCTTCGACAGGGACGTCCGGGACCTCCTGGACTTCGCCGACGCTTTCCGGCTGACCAGGGACGCCGCCATCACCCGGCTGCAAAAGGTTGCCGCCGCCGTATCCCACTGGCGCGAGGACGCCCTCAGCCTCGGAGCCGAACCCGACTCACTCCACTCCATGGCTAAAGCCTTTGAAGGGGAAAACACCAAACGGGTCGCCTCCCTGACACCCTCACCGACAGTGGTGGACATGGGCGGAACGGCGACACCGCCCTCTCCGCCATCCCACGGTGACATATGGGTCCCCGAACACACACGCGCCGGCAAACGCATCCCCGGACACTACCGCCGACGAAACTAAAAGGCGTCAGAATAGCGCGGACGTCGGCGTTCTCTGACAGTGGATCACAATGCTCTTAGAACCCAAACTGACACCCAGCCCTGGCACAAATGACGCGCAAAACAAATCACCAACGGACAAAAAATCCGGAAAACGCGCACCTGCCAGTGCCACCGACCCAAAATCCTCTCCCGTGACCGGACTCGCCCCGGAACACCTCCCGAGGTCACCCCACTTGCCAGGCATTCTCCCTGCTCAAACCCCGGCAACGTCAGGTTAGGGTGTGCCCGAATTGCACGGACCTTTCCAGGACTAAGTAAGGCAGAAGGGCCTGCCACGCTGAACGTCGAGTTGGCTCGGCTTTAAGCCGTCGTATAGGGAGGACCCGGGAAGGAGCGCTACCACACCAGGCTGACCAGACGGCTTAGCCGTTAACTCGCCTGGACGGCGGCGTCTACTCCCCCATTGGAGTGTGCAGTGGCGGGGAGATAGGCAGCAACATGATGGGTCAGGGCATGCTCGGCCAGCTCAGGATCGCCAGCTTCGAGGGCGTCAACAATTGGTCGATGTGATTCGGCTGCGTCATCTAATGGGATGTCGCTGGAGGCCATTGCCAAGATCGTCATGACCTCGATTCCCAGGGCGTTCCAAGCGCGCAGCAGAGAGGCGTTTTCGGCCGCCCGTACGACGGATCGGTGGAACGTGGTACTGGCCGCAGCGAAAACCCTGCGGTCACCCCCTTCCGCTACTTCCTTCATAGCCTCGAAGCTTCCACGAACCTCCTCAGCGTGTTTGTGATAGTTATTGGCGGCTAAGCGGCCGGCTATGCCTTCAAGGGCAGAACGGATGGGCACCGCCTCAACCAAATCCTTTTCGGCTAGTTGTCGTACGCGGGTGCCGACGTGGATACGGGATTCGAGCAGGCCAAGGGCGGCGAGTTCACGAAACGCCTCACGCACCGGCGTCTGACTTGTCCCGAGCTGTGCCGCTATTTCCATCTCACGAACGGGGGCACCCAAAGGTAGCCTTCCCTGCGCAATTTCCATGACGATGAAGTCTCGCACTTGGCTGGCGACGGTCGTTCTCGTCAGCCGCTTAGAGGTAGCGTCCATGGTTCCTCGGCCTTTCTTGGTGCGCCCGGAAGGCAAGCACGAGCTTTCTGGTCTCGCCGGGCTTTGCACTCACCCTACGCGGGGCAAGGAGAAAAAGAAAGTTTTAGGCATTATCGATAATGCTTGACTTGGGGGTGACCGCGGTCATACAGTTGCTGCTCGAACAGGCCGCCGAGACGGTGCGGTTTCCGCTTCGGCGGGCGTCACAACGAAGTGAGATGAGGCTTTCGTGTTAGCACTTGAAGTACGGGGAGTGAGCAAATCATTCTTCGGATTCCCGGTACTGACCGGCGTAGACCTTGAGATAAGGCCGGGAGAGGTGCACGGGCTCGTAGGAGAGAACGGCGCCGGGAAATCTACATTGATGAAGATTCTTGCGGGAGTCTACACAAGGGACGAGGGCAAGGTTGTTCTAGGTGGCAAGGATGTTATGTTCAGCCATCCTGTGCAGGCTCAGCTGGCAGGCATTTCCACGGTATTCCAGGAATTCAACCTGTTGCCGGACCGGTCCGTAGCCGAAAATATCTATCTCGGCCGCGAACCGCGTGTGCGAGGTTTCATCTCGCAACGAAAGATGAACGCAGCGACTGCAGAGCTTTTTTCATCCCTTGGAGTTGACTCCATTAACCCGGCAGCGCATGTGCGGACACTATCTGTGGCGCAGCAACAGCTCGTGGAAATTGCCAAGGCCCTCAGCTTTGACGCCCGGGTCATCTCCATGGACGAGCCAACCGCTGCGCTTGCGGATCACGAAGTGGAGCTCCTGTACAGCATCATTGAAAACCTCAAGAAGCGCGGCGTTGCCGTTCTCTACGTTTCCCACAGATTGCGGGAAATTTTTAAGCTTTGTGACCGCATCACGGTTCTCAAGGATGGCGCCCTTGTAGCCACGAAGCCGGCAGAAGAACTCAACGAGCAGGAACTGGTCCGGCTTATGGTCGGGCGCCCCCTATCCTCGTTCTTCCCGCCCAAGACCGAAGGAACAGTAGTTGGAGACACAGCGCTCTCCCTTCAAAACGCCGGGAACCATGTAGTAAACAACGTGACGCTGAAACTCCGTCGCGGGGAAATCCTGGGAATAGCCGGACTGCAAGGGTCAGGCCGCACAGAAGTTTTGGATGCTATCTCCGGATCGGCACCATTCACCCGCGGCGAGATACACGTCAATGGGGCACCCACGACCATCAAAACAACCCGCCAAGCAATTCGAGCCGGGATTGCTCACGTCACGGAGGACAGGAAAGCTACGGGACTGCTCCTGAATCAATCAGTCATTGATAACGCTCTGACAGTAATCCGAGCCTGCTATCCCAAACGCACTTCAACTGCCCGTCAGGCTGCAACCGACCTGTTTCTGGAGCTGCAACTCTCAGCACGGGGACCGGATCAGGAGATCAGGTACCTTTCCGGCGGCAATCAACAAAAGGTGATTCTCACCAAGTGGCTGCTTATGGAACCACAAATCGTCCTTCTCGATGAGCCAACCAGAGGGATTGATGTTGGTGCGAAGTTTGCCCTGTACGTCCTCATGCGACGTTTGGCTGCCGCCGGACACGCCATCCTCATGGTTTCCAGCGAATTGCCTGAACTCATCGGGATGGCCGACAGAGTTCTCGTTATGCGTGACGGGGAACTGGTCTCCGAGCTTCCTGCCGGGTCCAGCGAAGAAAGCATTTTGCAGGCAGCGGCCGGCATAACCGACGCGGCGGTGGCAGCATGAACGCTCACAGATTCAAGTCCACTTTGAACAACACCCTCCGGTCCAATACAGGTTCGGTATATCTGGTCTGGATCCTCGTCCTCTGCTGCGGTGGGGCTCTCACTGGGCTCTCCGGCCGCAGCTTTTTTACCGAAGGGAACATTACCGACCTTCTGACCAGCACCACCGTCCTTGGTCTGGTTGTCGTCGGACAGACCCTCGTCATTCTCCTTGGAAGCCTTGATCTGTCCGTTCCATTCGTGCTCAGCCTTTCCAGCGTCCTGGCCGCAGGAGTCATGGCAGGACGATCAGAAAACTCTACTGCCGGTATCGTCACAGCGATTTTGGTATCCCTCGCCATTGGACTCGTCAACGGCCTGCTCGTCGGTCTAGTCAAGATCAATGGCTTTATCGCCACGCTCGGTACAGGTCTCGTGGTTTCGGGATACCTCTTCACCAACTACCGCGGAAGCACTGGCAAAGCATCCCCTGAACTTGCCGCCATCGGGTCAGCCTCCTGGGGAGTGGTGCCATGGACGACAGTTGCCATGGTCCTATGCCTGGTGGCCACAGCCCTGTTTCTGAACAGGACCCGGACAGGGCTCCACATTTACGCCGTGGGCGGGGATCCCGCCGTCACAAGGATGTCGGGAATCAGGGAATCGTTACCCGCAATCGTGGCTCACTCCCTTTCCGGACTCTTCGCGGGCCTCGCCGGACTGGTCATCGTCGCGCGTCTGGGCGTCGGCAGCCCCGAGGTCGGCACCCAGGGTGGTTATGACCTGCTCTCAATCGCGGCCGTCGTGGTGGGCGGAGCAGTCCTAGCCGGCGGAAAAGGATCGATTTGGGGCTCGCTCGGCGGCATCCTCATCTTCGCGACCATCGACAGCCTGCTGGGAATCATGGAAGTCAACCCCTACCTGAAGGAAGTAGTCAGGGGCCTCATCATCATCATCGCTGTCGCTGTCTATGCGAAAAGAAACCAGCTCAAACGATCCGCGCGCTTCGACTCACTGCGGACGAAATCAACCAGTTCAATGAAGGAGGGCAGCATCCGATGACCACAATCAGGTATTCCGCCCAAAGGCAGCCCCTGTTTTCACGAACCCTGCGTTCCTTCGCCACACCTGGTGGAGCGATCTACTTGCTCCTCCTCGTCCTCCTTATCATCCTGACCTTCTACAATCCATCCCTCGCAGAGCCGGACCAGATGACCCGGTTCATTGGGAGGTCAGTACCAATCGCGGTCGTGGCAATTGGCCAGTACTTCGTCATCGTCGCAGGGGAATTCGACCTGTCAATGGGCGCCGTCATCTCGGCTCAGGTCGTTCTTGCCGGAAATCTGATTGGCCAGGAGCCATCCCGCATCCCGCAGGTTATGGTGCTCATGATGGTGCTGGGAACCGTTGTAGGCATCGTCAACGGCGTACTGACCTCTCTGCTCAAGGTACCCAGTTTCATCACCACGCTCGGAACGGCGCTGGTCCTGTCCGGACTGACTTTCTACTTCACCGGGGGCGCTCCCAGCGGAAACCCGGCCGATGCATTCCGCGCCATTGGCCGCGGCGGACTGCAAAATGTCCCCCTTATAGGATTCGTGCCCTACTCCGTTCTGGTTCTGCTCTTCGTAGCTATAGGCGCGGCCTGGCTCATGAAAAAACCGTTCGGACGAATGCTGATTGCAGTTGGTGACAATCCTGCGACAACAGCCCTTGCTGGCGCCAGCCCCTGGTGGATCCGTACTAAAGCCTTCATCCTTTCATCCACAGCAGCCACCGTGGCAGCAGTTCTCATGGTCGGCTACGCCGGTGTCAGTCCGGTTGTCGGACAGGGCTATGAGTTCACGGCCATCACGGCCGTCGTTCTCGGCGGCGTCGCCCTGGGAGGTGGACGTGGCGCAGTCCTGTCCGCGGTAGCAGGGGCTTACGTCCTGGAAACCCTTGTCAGCATTCTCAACTTTGCCGGCGTCCAATCGACGTGGCGCCCTTCAGTTCAAGGCGCAATTATCATCCTCGCTCTCGGCATCCCACTGCTGCGCATGAAGCGCCCAGCATGGCTGACGAAAAGGCCGGTAAACCGCAACACCCCGGATGACCAGTAACAAATAACAACAACCCCCTGGCCATAGCAGGCCACTTCGAAAGGAACAACGTGCCTACACAAGGGACCAAAACAAAGATGTTTGCGGTACTAGGTGCAGCCGCCATGATGATCACCGCGTGTGCTCCCGGTTCGACCGCTGGTGCGGAAACCTCTCCGGGTTCCACCACCACAGCCAACGACTGGTTCGACCAGGCACAATTCGATCTGGAAAACTCGCAACGGACTGCAACCTTTGCCGGGGACCCATCCACCCCCTATCTTCAGTACCTCGACGGGCCAATGGTAGACGCCACAGCATTCAAAAAGAACGCGCCGGCCAAGGTCTGTTTCTCCAACGCTGCGCTCAGTAACACGTGGCGGCAGACCGGCTGGATCACCATGAACGAACAGCTCAAGGAGCTGCAAAAGCAGGGTGTCATCTCGCAAATGGAAACCCGCAACGCCCAAGACAGCGACAACACACAGGTTGCTGACATCGACTACTTCGTGAACCAGCAATCCTGTGACGCCTTCATCATCGCCCCCAATTCGCCACAGGCAACGGCACCGGCAGTGGAAAGAGCCTGCAACACAGGAAAACCCGTCATCATCTTCGACCGTGGGGCCGGCACGGATTGCGCAACCACATTCATCCACTCCGTGGGCGGCATGGCCTGGGGAATTGATTCAGCGACGTTCGTAACAGAAAACGTCAAACCAGGAGGACACGTAGTAGCACTGCGTACGGCGCCTGGAGTTGACGTTTTCGAGCAGCGCTGGGCCGCTGCCCAGCACATTTTCAGCGAGGCAGGGCTGAAATACACGGACTACATCACCGGTGCCGACCCCACCAAGATCAAAGCAGTCGTGGCCGATGAGCTCGCCAAAGGAACTGTCGATGCCGTTTGGGTGGACCTGGGCGACCAGTCGGTTCCAGCTATCGAGGCCTTCGAGGATACCGGCAAGGACATCCCTGTGGTGACCGGCGAAGACAACCTCTCTTACCTCAGGGCATGGAAGAACAAAGGGTTCAAAGGCTTCGCGTCCGTGTATGACGCCTACCAGTGGCGAACCGCGCTCCTTGCGGCAGCGTCCCTCTTCCGGGGCGAATCAATCCCCAAGGATTGGGTATTGCCGCAGGTACCCGTCACTTCCGAAGATCTCGACAAGGTCCTGAAGACCAACGAGGGAATGCCCGATTCGCATTACGCAGCCTTCGGCGGCGAGGACCTTCCAGGCTTTCCGCAGGTATGGCAAAAGCGGGTCATTCCCTAACGCACAGGGGAGGGCCGGGAAGAACGTCCTTCCCTCCACACTTCACTTCAGTTCGAAAGGAAAGCCCATGGCGGCAGACAGCGCTGTTTTTTCGCCCCATCCAGACCTATTTCCACCTGCGCGCGTCGCAGAGCTCATCGTGCTGGCAAAAGCACTCTATCCACACCCGGACCTACGGGACGGACCTTACACCCGGACTGTTTCCAGCATCATCACACAGGCCGCATCAGATCCCGGGCTATACCGAACCCTGTCAGACGGATTAAGGGACTTGGTCCAGATAACAACTTCGCCAATCCGCGACATGGATTCCAAGGCCATTGATTGCCTGTTGCGAGCGGTTGAGCAAACGACGTTCTTCAACACTCTGCGTCCGCTGGTTGCATTTCACCTTTACGACGACCGCGAAGTCTGGGAATTCATAGGCTACCCGGGGTCTTCGTTCGAACAGGGCGGCTACCTGCACCGCGGATTCGACGACCTGGCATGGCTTCCCCAACCCCGCATCGAAGAACCCGCCGAGCCCCTCCTCCCCATCGGACCTCTCCCAACCATGTCTCCTGACGTGACCGAATATGCAAGGACAGCCGGATGAAAAAGTATGACCTCACTGATGACGACGTCGCCGTTATCATCGGTTCCGGCCCCGGCGGTGCCACCTTGGCCCTCAGACTCGTGCAGCAAGGCCTTAAAGTCGTGCTTCTCGAAGCAGGCCCATGGATCACCAACGACAAGTTCATCAACGACGAACGGGAGTCCTACAAGCAGCTCACATGGACCGACACCCGACTGGCAACTGGATCATGGAGCCTCGCGAAGGACTTCCCCGGCAGCCCGGCGTGGAACGGAAAGGCCGTCGGTGGAACGGCGACATTCTGGACCGGACTGACACCCCGATTCAAATGGCACGAGTTCAAGACACACACGTACTACGGAGACCTGCCCGATGGAACCATCGCAGACTGGCCACTGGACCTGGACGAACTCGACCATTACTACACCGCAGCGGAAAAAGCGGTGGGAGCCTCCCACCGGCACGGCCGACCTCCGCTGCCGGCGAGCAACGGCTACAAGGTTCTGGCGAACGGCGCCGAACGAATCGGATACCGCCATTACGCTACAGGCCCCTACGCCACCAACGTTGAACCCTACGATGGCCGCCCGGGCACAGTTCAGGACGGCTTCGCTATGGCAGGCGATAAAAGCCGCGCCAAGTGGTCACCACTTGTCAGCGAGATACCAAAGGCTTTAGCCACGGGCCTGCTGGAACTGCGGACCGAAGCCCAAGCCGTACAAATCACGCTTGGCCCTGACGGCCGCGCGGACGGCGTCGTCTACACAGACACCGTCGGAAACCTGCAACGTCAACGGGCTCGCCTCGTAGCTGTAGCAGGAAACGCAATCGAGACCCCACGCCTGCTCCTGCTTTCGGCTACCTCGGGCCATACCGACGGCCTTGCCAACTCCTCAGGCCAGGTCGGGCGCAACTATATGCGGCACACCACCGGTCTCGTCTACGCCGAGTTCCCCAACGAAGTCCATATGTACCGCGGCGAACCAATGGCAGGCATCATCAGCGACGAATCGCGGCATGACCCATCACGGGGCTTCGTTGGCGGCTACTACATCGAGATGATCGCCCAAGGGCTGCCCTCATTCAGTACCTTCATGAGCCCGGGGGAGTGGGGGCCACAATTCACAGAAAAGGTAGAAGCCTACACCCGCACAGCGGCACTTTGGATTTGCGGTGAGGACGTTCCGCAGGCATCCAACAGAGTGACCCTAAGCAACACCGTCACCGACCGCCTCGGTCTGCCCGCACCTGTCGTCCACTACGACGACCATCCCAACGACATCGCCATGCGGAACCACGGCTACGAGCAGGGCGAGAAACTCTTCAAATCTGTCGGAGCCATCCGCACAACCAGAGCCCCGGGGATGCCCTCCGGCCACAACCTGGGAACAGCCCGAATGAGCCAGAAGCCTGATGAAGGCGTCGTCAACAGTTTCGGTCAAGCCCACGACGTACCTAACCTGTTCGTCTCCGACGGGTCACAATTCACCACCGGCGCTGCCGCGAACCCCACCCTGACAATCGTCGCCCTGTCGATGCGACAGGGCGACTACATCGGCCGGCAGCTCAGCGCGGCAGCTCTGTAGACATTCCGTTCCGCTGCCCTACCAGCCATCGAAAACAGCAACAAGGAGCATCATGGCAATCGCGACCATCGACCCCACCACGGGCATCACCCTGAAAACCTTCGACGCCCATACGCCCGAAGAGGTAGAAAACCGGATCGCCCGTGCGGAAGCAGCATTCCGGTCACTGCAGAACACCTCCTTTGAAGAACGTGCCCGCTGGATGCATAAGGCCGCTGACATCCTCGAAAGCGAAGCCGACGAAGTGGCCCGTCTCATCGCCACCGAGATGGGCAAAACCTTAACG harbors:
- a CDS encoding substrate-binding domain-containing protein — encoded protein: MFAVLGAAAMMITACAPGSTAGAETSPGSTTTANDWFDQAQFDLENSQRTATFAGDPSTPYLQYLDGPMVDATAFKKNAPAKVCFSNAALSNTWRQTGWITMNEQLKELQKQGVISQMETRNAQDSDNTQVADIDYFVNQQSCDAFIIAPNSPQATAPAVERACNTGKPVIIFDRGAGTDCATTFIHSVGGMAWGIDSATFVTENVKPGGHVVALRTAPGVDVFEQRWAAAQHIFSEAGLKYTDYITGADPTKIKAVVADELAKGTVDAVWVDLGDQSVPAIEAFEDTGKDIPVVTGEDNLSYLRAWKNKGFKGFASVYDAYQWRTALLAAASLFRGESIPKDWVLPQVPVTSEDLDKVLKTNEGMPDSHYAAFGGEDLPGFPQVWQKRVIP
- a CDS encoding GMC family oxidoreductase; its protein translation is MKKYDLTDDDVAVIIGSGPGGATLALRLVQQGLKVVLLEAGPWITNDKFINDERESYKQLTWTDTRLATGSWSLAKDFPGSPAWNGKAVGGTATFWTGLTPRFKWHEFKTHTYYGDLPDGTIADWPLDLDELDHYYTAAEKAVGASHRHGRPPLPASNGYKVLANGAERIGYRHYATGPYATNVEPYDGRPGTVQDGFAMAGDKSRAKWSPLVSEIPKALATGLLELRTEAQAVQITLGPDGRADGVVYTDTVGNLQRQRARLVAVAGNAIETPRLLLLSATSGHTDGLANSSGQVGRNYMRHTTGLVYAEFPNEVHMYRGEPMAGIISDESRHDPSRGFVGGYYIEMIAQGLPSFSTFMSPGEWGPQFTEKVEAYTRTAALWICGEDVPQASNRVTLSNTVTDRLGLPAPVVHYDDHPNDIAMRNHGYEQGEKLFKSVGAIRTTRAPGMPSGHNLGTARMSQKPDEGVVNSFGQAHDVPNLFVSDGSQFTTGAAANPTLTIVALSMRQGDYIGRQLSAAAL
- a CDS encoding sugar ABC transporter ATP-binding protein — its product is MSKSFFGFPVLTGVDLEIRPGEVHGLVGENGAGKSTLMKILAGVYTRDEGKVVLGGKDVMFSHPVQAQLAGISTVFQEFNLLPDRSVAENIYLGREPRVRGFISQRKMNAATAELFSSLGVDSINPAAHVRTLSVAQQQLVEIAKALSFDARVISMDEPTAALADHEVELLYSIIENLKKRGVAVLYVSHRLREIFKLCDRITVLKDGALVATKPAEELNEQELVRLMVGRPLSSFFPPKTEGTVVGDTALSLQNAGNHVVNNVTLKLRRGEILGIAGLQGSGRTEVLDAISGSAPFTRGEIHVNGAPTTIKTTRQAIRAGIAHVTEDRKATGLLLNQSVIDNALTVIRACYPKRTSTARQAATDLFLELQLSARGPDQEIRYLSGGNQQKVILTKWLLMEPQIVLLDEPTRGIDVGAKFALYVLMRRLAAAGHAILMVSSELPELIGMADRVLVMRDGELVSELPAGSSEESILQAAAGITDAAVAA
- a CDS encoding ABC transporter permease produces the protein MTTIRYSAQRQPLFSRTLRSFATPGGAIYLLLLVLLIILTFYNPSLAEPDQMTRFIGRSVPIAVVAIGQYFVIVAGEFDLSMGAVISAQVVLAGNLIGQEPSRIPQVMVLMMVLGTVVGIVNGVLTSLLKVPSFITTLGTALVLSGLTFYFTGGAPSGNPADAFRAIGRGGLQNVPLIGFVPYSVLVLLFVAIGAAWLMKKPFGRMLIAVGDNPATTALAGASPWWIRTKAFILSSTAATVAAVLMVGYAGVSPVVGQGYEFTAITAVVLGGVALGGGRGAVLSAVAGAYVLETLVSILNFAGVQSTWRPSVQGAIIILALGIPLLRMKRPAWLTKRPVNRNTPDDQ
- a CDS encoding ABC transporter permease: MNAHRFKSTLNNTLRSNTGSVYLVWILVLCCGGALTGLSGRSFFTEGNITDLLTSTTVLGLVVVGQTLVILLGSLDLSVPFVLSLSSVLAAGVMAGRSENSTAGIVTAILVSLAIGLVNGLLVGLVKINGFIATLGTGLVVSGYLFTNYRGSTGKASPELAAIGSASWGVVPWTTVAMVLCLVATALFLNRTRTGLHIYAVGGDPAVTRMSGIRESLPAIVAHSLSGLFAGLAGLVIVARLGVGSPEVGTQGGYDLLSIAAVVVGGAVLAGGKGSIWGSLGGILIFATIDSLLGIMEVNPYLKEVVRGLIIIIAVAVYAKRNQLKRSARFDSLRTKSTSSMKEGSIR
- a CDS encoding type II toxin-antitoxin system HipA family toxin, giving the protein MAARNIRRVEVLVNETLAGVMDIETDGLSSREHVSFTYADSWMSDPEAFELSPELPLRSGPQNPTQGRGLFGAFQDAAPDDWGKKLLFEELRQKARAEGAGRIPPTGEAGYLLLVNDETRQGALRFRDNGMFLSSWGRGASVRDLGVLAEEARIFAETGEVTEENSLLMGAGSSPGGAQPKAWVRDEDGSMLLAKFPKTSDIRNVQLWEMVAVRLQERAGIRVAESRLMQLGEFSHIFLTRRFDRDGDLRLPYMSVRTALQLDTYAHPDYVKIASEVAHISAAPVQDANEMFSRAAFIAMVNNTDDHMRNHGLLRTSQGWRLSPSFDVNPMPTGASETPLTPHGGLFDRDVRDLLDFADAFRLTRDAAITRLQKVAAAVSHWREDALSLGAEPDSLHSMAKAFEGENTKRVASLTPSPTVVDMGGTATPPSPPSHGDIWVPEHTRAGKRIPGHYRRRN
- a CDS encoding GntR family transcriptional regulator, which encodes MDATSKRLTRTTVASQVRDFIVMEIAQGRLPLGAPVREMEIAAQLGTSQTPVREAFRELAALGLLESRIHVGTRVRQLAEKDLVEAVPIRSALEGIAGRLAANNYHKHAEEVRGSFEAMKEVAEGGDRRVFAAASTTFHRSVVRAAENASLLRAWNALGIEVMTILAMASSDIPLDDAAESHRPIVDALEAGDPELAEHALTHHVAAYLPATAHSNGGVDAAVQAS